The sequence below is a genomic window from Oncorhynchus kisutch isolate 150728-3 unplaced genomic scaffold, Okis_V2 scaffold801, whole genome shotgun sequence.
tccccgagtcttaaggaggggttgcctccccgagtcttaaggaggggttgcctccccgagtcttaaggagggtTTTCCTCCCCGAGTCCTCCCGAGTCTTAAGGAGTGTTTTcctccccgagtcttaaggagtgttttcctccccgagtcttaaggagtgttttcctccccgagtcttaaggaggggtttcctccccgagtcttaaggaggggtttcctccccgagtcttaaggaggggtttcctccccgagtcttaaggaggggttgcctccccgagtcttaaggaggggttgcctccccgagtcttaaggagggtTTTCCTCCCCGAGTCCTCCCGAGTCTTAAGGAGTGTTTTcctccccgagtcttaaggagtgttttcctccccgagtcttaaggagtgttttcctccccgagtcttaaggaggggtttcctccccgagtcttaaggaggggttgcctccccgagtcttaaggaggggtttcctccccgagtcttaaggaggggttgcctccccgagtcttaaggaggggttgcctccccgagtcttaaggaggggttgcctccccgagtcttaaggagggtTTTCCTCCCCGAGTCCTCCCGAGTCTTAAGGAGTGTTTTcctccccgagtcttaaggagtgttttcctccccgagtcttaaggagtgttttcctccccgagtcttaaggaggggtttcctccccgagtcttaaggaggggtttcctccccgagtcttaaggaggggtttcctccccgagtcttaaggaggggtttcctccccgagtcttaaggaggggtttcctccccgagtcttaaggagggtTTCCTGTTGTTCACTCCAGCCACTAACCAGCATCTTGTCTGTGGTCTCATGTCTACAACACCGAGGTAACGGTTAAGTTTGCACCTggctattttttgttgttgtcatcaccaaacatcctcccctctctcccctcccctctctccctcccctcccctctctccctcccctcccctccctccctccctccctcctgtagaCTCTGAGGAGGAGGTAGTGGAGCAGAAGCAGAAGGCCCAGAAACCAAACGCTCCTCTTCCTCcggctcctcttcctcctgccaAGAAAGACCCGGTGCAGTACGTCTCTGAGACAGGTGAGACAGACGAGACTCCATAACGGGAGAATACCGGGACGTACCGGAAATAACGGCAGAATACCAGAACTAAACGGGAGAATATGAATCATCCTGACAGACTCTAGTAACGTATCAGAATATGAATCATCCTGACAGACTCTAGTAACGTATCAGAATATGAATAATCCTGACAGACTCTAGTAACGTGTCAGAATATGAATCATCCTGACAGACTCTAGTAACGTATCGGAATATGAATCATCCTGACAGACTCTAGTAACGTATCAGAATATGAATCATCCTGACAGACTCTAGTAACGTATCAGAATATGAAAAATCCTGACAGACTCTAGTAACGTGTCAGAATATGAATCATCCTGACAGACTCTAGTAACGTATCGGAATATGAATCATCCTGACGGACTCCATTTcttttccctcctttctctctctctttctctctctcctctttctctgtctctctctctctctgcctctctctctctctgcctctctctctctctgcctctctctctctctgcctctctctctctctgcctctctctctctctgcctctctctctctctgcctcctctctctctgccctctctcctctctctgccctctctctctctctgcctctctctctctctctgtctgtctgtcggtctctctctctctctctctctctctctctctgtctctctctctgtctctctctctctgtctctctctctctctccttgtctctctctctctctctctctgtctgtctctctctctcttctctcgctcctcctctctgTAGATTCAGACAGCGATAACTTCCTGTCTCTGAAGAAGTCCCAGGCTAAGCCCCAGGGTAATGGAGTGACCAAACCAGGGAAGGCCCGCAACGGGACCAAAGAGAGCCACGTGTCCCCCCCGAAACCCACCCTTGCTCCCGCCACAGGGAAAGGAGGGATGAAGAAGAAGTCTCCTCCAGCCCCCGTCACCCCTAAATCAGCGCCCCCGCAGACCAAACGCACCCCCACCTCTGTCCTGGACTACTTTGGCAGTGGGAGTGTCCAGCGCTCGGACAGGAAACTAGTGGCCAGTACCAAGAGGAAAACTGTGAGGAAAACTCTCTCCACACTAGCCTTCTCAGGACCCAGGGCTAGTGTGTAGTGTAACTAGTTGactagttgttgttgatgagacccaggtctagtgtgtagtctgactagttgttgttgatgagacCCAGGTCTTGTGTGTAGTCTGACTAGTCTGactagttgttgttgatgagacCCAGGGCTAGTGTGTAGTCTGactagttgttgttgatgagacCCAGGGCTAGTGTGTAGTCTGactagttgttgttgatgagacCCAGGGCTAGTGTGTAGTCCTGactagttgttgttgatgagacccaggtctagtgtgtagtctgACTAGTTGTTGTTGATTAGACCCAGGTCTAGTGTGTAGTGTAACTAGTTGactagttgttgttgatgagacCCAGGTCTAGTGTGTAGTGTAACTAGTTGactagttgttgttgatgagacccaggtctagtgtgtagtctgactagttgttgttgatgagacccaggtctagtgtgtagtctgactagttgttgttgatgagacCCAGGTCTAGTGTGCAGTCTGactagttgttgttgatgagacccaggtctagtgtgtagtctgactagttgttgttgatgagacCCAGGGCTAGTGTGTAGTCTGactagttgttgttgatgagacCCAGGGCTAGTGTGTAGTCTGACTAGTCTGactagttgttgttgatgagacccaggtctagtgtgtagtctgACTAGTCTGACTAGTTGTTGATGATGAGACCcaggtctagtgtgtagtctgACTAGTCTGACTAGTTGTTGATGATGAGACCcaggtctagtgtgtagtctgactagttgttgttgatgagacccaggtctagtgtgtagtctgACTAGTTGACTAGTTGTTGATGATGAGACCcaggtctagtgtgtagtctgactagttgttgttgatgagaaccaggtctagtgtgtagtctgACTAGTTGACTAGTTGTTTTTGATGAGACCcaggtctagtgtgtagtctgactagttgttgttgatgagacccaggtctagtgtgtagtctgACTAGTCTGACTAGTTGTTGATGATGAGACCcaggtctagtgtgtagtctgactagttgttgttgatgagaaccaggtctagtgtgtagtctgACTAGTTGACTAGTTGTTTTTGATGAGACCcaggtctagtgtgtagtctgactagttgttgttgatgagacccaggtctagtgtgtagtctgACTAGTTGACTAGTTGTTTTGATGAGACCcaggtctagtgtgtagtctgactagttgttgttgttgacggCTGTGTGTTGTTCCTCCAGCTCTCTCAGGACCCTGAGGAGTCGCTGACTGATGAGGTCATCGCCCAGCAGCTGCATATGGACGAGGACATGGAGTTGGAGAGGCAGGCCCACGAGGACGAGGAGTTTGCCAAGACGCTGGCCATGTTGGACCAACAACCACACGCCAAAAAGGtgaagagtacacacacacacacactacaaacgctctctgtctctctctgaaagATTCAAcatgtctctatatatatttgtgtgtgtgtgtgtgtgtgtgtgtgtgtgtgtgtgtgtgtgtgtgtgtgtgtgggtgtggttccatctcctgtgtgtgtgtgtccaggctcGTAAATACTCTGGTGAGGATCAGGGGTCTGCCACGTCAGCCAACAAAAGCAGCGCTAACTCCTCCCACAGCAGCACTACCAGCCAATCACAGTCCAATGGGCGGGATCACAACCAGGACGTGATCGGTCCGTCCCCTAAAAAAGGTCCCCCCTCTTGTTAAGACCAGTTCCAAACTGTCCATGATGAAgaaaagggaggaggaagaggaaggaggaggcaAGACAAATCTGAGTATCAATGCGTCCGTCTCTCCCAAAAAGGAGTTCCTAACCCCTTCAAGCACAGACAGGAAGTCGAAGCTCAAAACAGGAAGTGCAACCATGGTGACCACACCCACCACTCTTAAAACCCCCAAGAAAGAGGTGAAACTTTTACATCAACAGTTAAAGAATATAACCCAAAGCTCTGTGACTGAGAGTGACTGACTGTGAGTGACTGACTGTGAGTGACTGACTGTGAGTGACTGActgtgagtgactgactgagaGTGACTGACTGAGAGTGACTGACTGTGAGTGACTGACTGTGAGTGACTGACTGTGAGTGACTGACTGTGAGTGACTGACTGTGAGTGACTGACTGTGAGTGACTGACTGTGAGTGACTGACTGTGAGTGACtgactgtgagtgactgtgactgactgactgactgactgtgactgactgtgactgactgactgtgagtgactctgtgactgactgactgtgagtgactgtgtgagtgactgtgagtgactctgtgactgtgagtgactgtgtggctgtgactgactgtgagtgactgtgactgactgtgtggctgtgtgactctgtgactgtgtggctgtgactgactgtgtgactgtgacgtgactgactgactgtgtgactgtgacttgactgtgtgtgtgactgtgagttaCTCTGTGACTATGTGtttctgtgactgtgtgactgagaCTTGACTGTGTGgctctgactgactgtgtggctgTGACTCTGTGATTGTGACTGACTCTgtgtaaccgtgtgtgtgtgtccagagcaCCAGTCCAGAGGAATCAGAGAAGAAGCGAGGGAACTCCTCAGCCTTCCGTAGTTTCCTGAACCGAGACGGACCCAGAGCCCTGGGATCTAAACCCATACCCACTGTAAGACAAACACACAGCCCGGGGATCTAAACCCATACCCACTGGGGTCTAAACACATACCCACTGGGGTCTAAACACATACCCACTGGGGTCTAAACACATACCCACTGGGGTCTAAACACATACCCACTGGGGTCTAAACACATACCCACTGGGGTCTAAACACATACCCACTGGGGTCTAAACCCATACCCACTGGGATCTAAACACATCCCCATGGGATCTAAACACATACCCACTGGGGTCTAAACCCATACCCACTGGGGTCTAAACACATACCCACTGGGATCTAAACACATACCCACTGGGATCTAAACACATACCCACTGTAAGACAAACACACAGCCCTGGGATCTAAACCCATACCCACTGGGATCTAAACCCATACCCCACTGGGATCTAAACCCATACCCACTGGGGTCTAAACCCATACCCACTGGGATCTAAACACATACCCACTGGGGGTGTAAACACATACCCACTGGGGGGTATAAAACACATACCCACTGGGGGGTATAAACACATACCCACTGGGGGGTGTAAACACATACCCACTGGGGGGTGTAACACATACCCACTGGGGGGTGTAAACACATACCCACTGGGGGGTGTAAACACATACCCACTGGGGGGTGTAAACACATACCCACTGGGGGGTGTAAACACATACCCACTGTAACCACTATAACACCTGTGTgtgtaatctgtgtgtgtgtgtgtataatctgtgtgtgtgtgtgtgtataacctgTGTGTTTGCAGGGAGCAGAGAACTGCCTGGAGGGATGTGTGTTTGTGATCTCTGGTGTGTTGGAGAGTATGGAACGTGAGGATGCGAAGTCTCTGATAGAGCGCAACGGAGGGAAGGTGACCGGTAACATCAGTAAGAGGACGACATACCTGGTGATGGGCAGAGATGGAGGAGCCGCCAAGACTGAGAAGGTACACAAATGGTTCGCTTATATTACCTCTGCTTCTTTCGACTCTCGTTCGTTTTTCTCCTCTCGTTTTCCTCTCGTTTCTTCTCCCTTTGACCTCAGTTTTTCAATAATATTagcgcctctctcctctctctctctctcccgctcctctctcctctcctctctccctctctctctcctctctctctcctcctctctcctctctctcctctctctctcctctctctctcctctctctctcctctcctcctctctctctctctctcctctctctctcctctctctcctctctctctctctctctcctctctctctctctctctctctcctctctctctcctctctctctcctctctctcctctctctctcctctctctcctctctctctcctctctctctcctctctctcctctctctctctctcctctctctcctctctctctcctctctctctcctctctctccttctctactcttctcgtctcttctctctctctcctcttctctctcctcttctcttcttctcttcctcttctctccttctctctctcctctctcttcctctctctcctctctctcctctctctctcctctcccttctcctctctcctctctcgcctttctctctcctctcctctctctctcctcatcatctcctctctcctcctctctctctctccgctctcctctctctctcctctcctctctctcctctctctctctctctcctctctctctctcttctcttctctcctctctcctctcctctctcccctctctcctctctcctctctcctctcctctctcctctctcctcttctctcctctctcctctctctgtctccaggcgGAGGGGTTTGGAACTAAGATCCTGGATGAGGATGGTCTGTTGGAGCTCATCAGAAGTACACCAGGGAAGAAGTCCAAGTACTTGATTGCTTGCCGAGGCAGAGGTGAGGGGAACattggggctctggtctaaagtacctggtaatactactaatataatactactaatataactaatactactaatataactaatgtaatactactaatataactaatgtaactggtgtaatactactaatataactaatgtaatactactaatataactaatgtaatactactaatataactaatgtaatactactaatataactaatataactaatgtaatactactaatataactaatgtaatactactaatataactaatgtaatactactaatataactaatataatactactaatataactaatgtaatactactaatataactaatataactaatgtaatactactaatataactaatgtaatactactaatataactaatataactaatgtaatactactaatataactaatgtaatactactaatataactaatgtaatactactaatataactaatgtaatactactaaataactaatactactaatataactaatgtaatactactaatataactaatgtaatactactaatactactaatataactaatgtaatactactaatataactaatgtaatactactaatataactaatgtaatacttactaatataactaatgtaatactactaatataactaatgtaatactactaatataactaatgtaactggtgtaatactactaatataactaatgtaatactactaatgtaactggtgtaatactactaatataactaatgtaattactactaatataactaatgtaatactactaatataactaatgtaatactactaatataactaatgtaatactactaatataactaatgtaactggtgtaatactactaatataactaatgtaatactactaatataactaatgtaatactactaatataaactaatgtaatactactaatatactaatgtaatactactaatataactaatgtaatactactaatataactaatgtaatactactaatataactaatgtaatactactaatataactaatgtaatactactaatatcactaatgtaatactactaatatcactaatataactaatgtaatactactaatataactaatgtaactaatgtaatactactaatata
It includes:
- the LOC116362165 gene encoding replication factor C subunit 1-like, yielding MDIRRFFVSSKPAAQKPSQDGTLNTEKESTKKKSVSTDEEVKKKNPATKITSPKVEKKKKKKKDNDKKRKRRAVIESDSEEEVVEQKQKAQKPNAPLPPAPLPPAKKDPVQYVSETDSDSDNFLSLKKSQAKPQGNGVTKPGKARNGTKESHVSPPKPTLAPATGKGGMKKKSPPAPVTPKSAPPQTKRTPTSVLDYFGSGSVQRSDRKLVASTKRKTLSQDPEESLTDEVIAQQLHMDEDMELERQAHEDEEFAKTLAMLDQQPHAKKARKYSGEDQGSATSANKSSANSSHSSTTSQSQSNGRDHNQDVIGPSPKKGPPSC